CATCGAGCATTTCTCTCTGTCAGGTTGAGACAACAACGTACGGCATCACAGGCGGCCAGTCCATTTCGATGTCTGACGATTGCAGGTTGAAAAACCTGATCACGTGACCACTCGAGAGTCGAGACCCTTCTACGTACAGAACAGTTCTACTGCTGGTAATTTGTGTAAAGCATTAGGCTGTCCTGTCCTGCAACTATTTCTACTGCAGCCAGGACTCCGGCCTCAAAGTCATAAGCTTAAAATTAAGTATACTCCGTACTTGATCATACACGAGTTCAATGTGTTGATGTGGGTGGACCCGGTCTGGAGATGGCTAACCAAactagtacggagtatattaATTTTAATTCCAAGCAGCCTTCTATTCTCCCCGGGCTAAAGAGTCCCTCCTGCTCAGATGTGCATGCACCGCGTGGAttgagattaaaaaaattggaatatactccctcctgttcAGGATTAGTATCTGCAATGCCAATTGAACTGTTAGCGCGAGCAATTGTATTTGTAGCTCAACAACCACGGCCCGTAACAAGAACTTGATGCCTGCGTCGATGGATCCATCTGTCCTTATCACTTGCGCTAATTGCATGTTTACGTCCCTGTCAGGCCTGCATGCTCAAGTCAACACTGCAGGTTTGGCTAACCCGTTTCGTACTAGTACATGGTTGTTGATTTTACAAAGGAGAGGTGGTTTGCACCAATAACGATAGCCATCTCTGACAAGAAACAGAGAATGTTCACATGCAGCATCTTGCAAGAAACAGACCACTTTCTCTCTGCACAATTGTCAGTTAAGTTGTTGAAATGTGCTACGTTGATCTGATACTCTCTTCATTCCATAATTCCTACCGTGGTTTTGGTTCAAAATTGAAACAGAGGAAATACTTTATAACAAAGTGTTTACTACACACTGAAAATGACAAAAGTTTGATTAAGAGGACAAGGTTATATCACAACCGACTCTTGGCAGTCAGTGGCAAAGCTTGCATACCAAGTTGCGTGGGCAACCTCAGATCAGATGGGTAAAGTTTTGATCAAAAGCTAGTTGTCCATTTCCAGGTGATTGCGTCGTGTCTCAACAAAATGACAAAGTTAGCAGAGGAGAACACAAAACGGGACACGAGCCACGTCTCGTCACTCGTCGTGTACTCTCTTTTTTGAGTCGTGTACTCATATATGgcctgaaaaaacaaaaataatgttGGATGTAATTAGCAATTGCGTACCCTAAGATCTTGAGTACAAAGCTGGGATACGCATCCATCAAGTCACATGCACTTGGCGGGGGATTATTATCTAGGAGCAAAACAACGCACGTCACGCAGATCCTGCAGGGCTGCGCGCGGGCAGTGAAGCTGGCGCGATGCCGACTGCTTAATATGTGTGATATACGGCCCGTTCCTTCCGTCGCTCGCTTTACTCGTGGGGATTATCTATACATTTTTGGATGGgatctactccgtatttggAGACGAGAGGTAATTAATATTAGTATTAGCCAGTTCCATGGCGGATTTGGCCGCCATCTCTTGGCCGCAACCAACCGGCAGTACGTCATCATCATCCCCTTGGTCATTAGTTTAACCCTGGCCAGTCATTAACAGGTTTCCCATGTGATTAGACAAAATCGCCATCGGTTTAAATGCTAGTAACCTAATCAACCTTTCGTTTGTCTGATCCATTATTACCTAGGTCAGTCAGCTTGAATAATGATGGTCTGGCCAATTGTTAGTAGTACTTGTTACAGCACGCAACGGCGACACACATTCGTTCTCTAGCTAGCTCGTTCAATCCATGAGACAGGTTCTACGTAGATTAGCCAAAGGAGGGATGCATGCGGACTTGGCATGGACCGGATGGGCCAATGAGGAGGCGCCAGAGAGGGGCCAGGTGGATGGTCGTGGCGATCGAGTTGACGATCGGCGAGTGTACGTGCCCACTTGTGCTTGATTAACTACGATTAGATCGCTTCCGATGGGTGATCAGCTGAGATGCCCCCCTCCCGGAATTGTTTAACACTTGACAGTTCAGATTAGCTGCCTGGCTAGCTACGAGAACGAGATAGTAGTACTAATCATGTAAGCGTTCTAGAAGGAGAAACCCTGCCTAACGACAGAAGTGCTATAGTACTTCTTTTTTAATAAACGCTTACAAGTGCAAGTGTACGTACGGAAGCATGTGTTCCAAATGTCGGATTTAATTTTTGTTCTACAAGTACAGCCCGTGTGCCGGAAATACCATCAGACGAGATCTGGAAATATATTCATGAGAGGAACGCCCCGTCTCGCAGTTAATGTGGACATTTACAGTGTCTGTGTTATTTGTGTGTGATCCATCCGGATAAGCCTCGCGGGCGTGCGGCTAAAATCGGTTcgaaattgttgtcgttgttttagttcaatttttcgTTAAAACGTCAACAAGAATTGAACGTGACAGACGCAGCGCAGGACTGCAGGTACGTACTCCGAGTCGCCACCCAGCCCGGCGATCGATCTGCGGCTGCCGCGACGTACGGCGCCGGTTGCATTCATTCGGGGCGACGAGTCAGCCGGACGGAATAAAAAAGATAGCGATACACAGGCCATGGCCCAACTCGATCGAGGATGTCGCCTTCCGATCCGGTGCTGTTCAAGTCGCCCGGAAGGCCGAAAGCAACGCAGGAACGAGCGGAGGCGAGAGAGCTCAGGTTGCACGGCCTGTGGCCCATGCGCAACGGGCTTCATTGGCCTTCGGTGGCGCAGCCCGTACGTATTGCAGCAGGCCGGGGGGAGGAGCCTAGACGGAGAGGAAAGCGGAAACGACGACGGTACGGGCCTCTGCTCCGTGGCGATTGGTATAGCGGGCCGAATCCGGTACCCACGGCCCAACTAGCGCTACTACCTTTGCTTCTAGGCGCGTGGCCCATGCGAACGGGCTTCACTGGCCTTCGGCAGCGCAGCCCATACGTATTGGAGCCCATGCGTATTGGAGCCCTAGACGGAGAGGAAAGAGGAAACGACGAACGGGCCGAGCCTCGGCCCGGCAGGAACTCGCCAGATACGTACGGGCTGCGCGGATGGCCCAGGAGATTTGTATGACAGGCCGCATCCGGCACCCACGGCCCAACTAGGCGCTACTACCGTCTACGTCCCAGATTTGCGGCTTTGCCCTTTTCCGTGCCAAACCatgaatctcctcgatgaccCGGAGACGGGCACACGGCGAACTGCGTGTGTTGGTTGAATGAATATTCTTCAGACGCTGATCAGCAGCCGGACTCGCGCGTACCGGTAAAAAGCAGCATCCAAGTTTTTTTCGAAAACGCGAAAACACAGTTCCAGGTTCGCCGTGCCGTACGCTCGCACATGGCGCCGTGTTTGCCGTGCCGGAGTGACCGAACGGGACCGACGAAATCAAAGCCAAAGCAGAGAGGAGAACGAGgaccgtacgtacgtacgcctGGAGTCCTAGTAGCTACCAACAACGTGCATTCTCTCGTGTGGTCTCGTGCATACACGTCCAAGTCACCAGGGATGAAATTAAGCCGTCTCACAGACTACTAGCTCGGATATGATCCCAAGTTCGagaagcaaaaaagaagaagaattcttTAGTTCGCGTGTTGAATGTTCTTGACCTGGCCATGCCTTCTCTAAAGCTTGTGATCGATCGGCTGTGCCTGCATTTCCTGCTTCACTGCTTAGAGCAGCAACAATAATAAGATGACGTAAGTAGGCTATAAGATTTAAATATCGTATCTTTGCTTagttgaagaaaagaaaaaatgagagagaagagaggtgTGCTACTATCTAATAGTAGCCAGTTGCAGCACTTGCTTTTAAGTACTCTATGAGACTATAATGCGGGTCTCCTCATAATAAAATAGTACATTCTTGTAACCATCTTGTTATACATGCTAACTATATGTTAGGCGCCAGGTTAAACTATTAATTTTACTCTTAGCTCCTTGACTCTGTCGGTCTATGCACAATTACCCTTTAGAACCGCCGTAACGTGAAATTCAACTGTCACCTGGGGGGGTGATCGAGGGCAGCACTGAATTTCCGAATTCCAAATACTCCTACTTCTATTgtaactgttttttttttctctccaagTATGTAAGCTAAACTGCACATTAATTTACGATTTGACTGGAAGCACGTGCTGTGCAGTGTGCATGCGGAGCAGGATTATTCAAGGGGGGTACTACTCTGCAATTTGCATGCCTGCCAAAACGAAAAGTCGTTTCGCATTATTTCAAATCTAAAAATCATTAAAAAGAAACTACTACTACTTGCAGGATTTGAAGATAAGCTAGCTATACTATACTAGACACTAGACAGGGATCGTTCAATGCATAAGTACAGGTCTGTGCAAGAGAGCCGCTTGCCCCTTCCGGATACTGAAACTGAACCATCTAAAACAACCATCTGAGTATCTGACCCACGGCTTGTGCTGGCTGGACCCATCTTATTAGCGGTTTCGATGGTCAAAACCCAAACCGTGCATGCCTTTGTATCTGCGACCTTCCCACGATTTTGACCCGTTGACCCTCAACATGCGCATATGTTGTTGACCTGCACTGGCTGTCTATGAATGAAAAAACTTGTCTCCATCACAAGTCTTTACGTATGTACATTCATGTAACCCGCCGAGGAACTATAAACAACTCCAAATGTAGAGCTAGCTAGTGTTTGTTTTATGTGCTAGAGCTACAATCATGCAGCAGGAGTTTTGTTTTGGCGAGGAGTGATGGGATCATGGGAATATAATATTCTCCAGCTAGCAACTGATGGAAGTATCTGAGGTCAACTCTTAGTTTAATTAAGCGCTACTTAGTCGGCACCTAATTAGTAATCGAATAATCTGACCTGGTTTGACTTGATTCGATTAAATTTTTAGGTATCATTTCTAAGCACTTGACTTGACTTAGTGGAAACATAACAGATTATTTGGTTGATCGCGCATATTTTGTCGATCCAGGAAATTAGTCATAACTTGATCCAAGTTCCATGCATGTGAACTCGATATTCGCATAGAACTTTTTAAAAGCTGTGAATTTTTTTGTGCATCTGGAGGAAGggatggtaaaaaaaaatgtacatgtGAAATTAGGTAAACAGATACGATTGGGTTAGTACGTGCCTACTGCAATCAAGCAGTATTGCAATAGAACATGCCCGAATGTCCGGTCCCATGAATATTATTAAGCGAAATTGCAAATTTTATTGCATGATTGTACCAAACCCAATATAGAGATACATTGACAAAAAAACGAATTACAGAGGACTCgacttatatatatatagtgaaCTCTTTCTTCCGCGAGTTCCGACAAAGTAGACGTACATACGGACTCCAATATCCTCCACATGGTCCCGGTCTGGTTCGATATTCGGTTTCCGTTGGAGATCTCGCGGTCGCTGGCGAGACGAGACGcgtgcccgcgcgcgcgcggtcTCGATCGGGTCCTCAACCAGACGCTTCCTCGGTTCACATGACACCCTTGATCACGACCTAGTCCTGGCCTGGCCGGATTATTAGTCATGACCCCTAACTTACATACACGACTAGTAGAAGAAGAAATAGacgaaaaaataaataaaaaacgaATCTTATTACACCAGCTAGCTACTTAATCGAGCTacggtgtgtgtgtgtgtagtTATTTTTTTGTAATGAATATATCACGCATATATGTATGTTTTGACTAAAAGGAATTAACCAATTTTGTGTAACCGAGAACGTCCATCCCTACTCGATCGACCGTAGGATCGACCGACCGAGCATGAACGTCTGACGGCGCTGATTGATCGACATTACTGTTCCTTGTAGTCCTGGTTGTTGTAGGGCGCGAAGAGCTCGGCGAAGCAGTTGCGCTTGCGGAGCGTGGCGGATCCCAGGTCGGCGCACATGCCGTCGCTGTCGTGGATGCTGTAGACGGAGATGCAGTGCCTGCGATAGAACCTCGTGGTGCGCTTCATGGCCTCCGCCTCGTCCTCCACGTGCGCCATCATCTCCCCCACGCTCGGCAGCGCGAACCTCCCTTCCAGCAGCCCCGCCAGCCACCGGCACCGGAGCTCCGACGTGTGCAGGTTCGACACACTCTCCACGTACCCCACGAACGCCATGTTCGGGATCCTCGGGTGGATCGTCCCCCTGCATCCAAAACACACATTATTTAGCCATTGATTGTACTTTGCACACGTTGTTTAGCAATTGATGCGTAAACGACGTTAACGGAACACGTACCTGTAGAGGGGCATCATGGAGGACTCCTTGTTGACGAGGAGGGAGCGGAAGGGGTCGGGGAGGACGGAGCGGAGCTTGTCCTTGCCCTCGAATCCCGtggcgaggaagacgaggtcGGCGTCCACGCGGGTGccgtcgtcgaggacgacgccggTCTCGGAGAAGCACCAGCCGTCGGGGGCTCTCTGGAAGCGGACGAGGCCACGGTCGGCCATGTCGAAGAAGGCCTCGGGCAGGATGGCCATCTGGCAGCTCGCGTAGTCCTCCACGAACGGGTGGTCCGGCCTCAGCCCGTACCGACCCAGCGGCAGCTTGAACGACAGGTACGACTCGATGAATTTGGACACCCCTGCCCTCTGCTCGTtccacccaaaaaaaaatgaacaattAGTACACGTGTTACTGTCGGATTGTCGGAACATAATCGGCAAAATTAAGTTCGTGCAATGTTAAttctctagctagcttgaCAGTGACAAACTGACAAGCCAGGCAAGGTCGCGAGCATGCACACATAACTTAGCCTTATTCGGCGTTGTTTCGATCAGTTCCAATGAACACAcgtatgtatatgtatgtacgCTTCTCACAACGATGACAATACGTGTCGTGTACACAAGTTAATTTTCACACCGTGTGTTACGCACGTGCGGTATACGTACCAGTGGGCTCATGAGGCCGCACACGAGGGACCTGAAGAAGCCCTGGTTGGGCCTTTCGTAGAAGAGCTGGGAGAAGCGCGTGGagtagaagaggaagaaggggaggccCCAGATGGAGTAGGACGGCACCACCCAATGCAGGGTCCGAACCAGCATCGTGCACGGCTGCCCTCCCTCACctgcaaaacaacaaaacataaCCAACAAAGAACACAAGGTTAATATCTTGATCTAGTTCTCGTTCCCGGGAGGGAATCTCGTATGCGGCCAGCTGCTGGTGCTACTAATGCTTAATTCGAGAGAGGCGATCCTTCTAAATCGAGTCGACGGCCAGGTCAAGCGTCAAACTGTTTGGCGCCCGTACTGATTATACTGCGTTTTAAGGAAGTGTTGAGGTGTGCACTCAAGCGATCGATTTCCAGAGTTCGTTAGGACGCAATGGCAGCTAGTTATCCAGCTACCGGTCAGCACCTGCATGCAGGCCGACATTCTGGTTTGGATGGTTGTTTAATTAGAACAACAGGTAAATTTTGTTGCcccatgcatgtgcatgcatgctgctagTCAACGAAAATTAAACCTGCAAACTTTTTCATATACAGTATACTACCAGTAGTATGATATAGTGCAAGTGGTGTGTCTAGTAATAGATGTGAGTATTTTTGGTGGAGCTTGAAAAGTCAAAGTGGTACTACATGCGTACGTATTGCGTCTAGTGTACTTTGAACTTGTAAATGCAAGAGATCTAGGCTGTGGTGGCTACAGTGCTGTGTCTACAATTCTAGGTAGAGTGTACGACGGATCAAGACAAGAGTGACCTTTTCTGGGGCAGTGTACCGGAGCAAAAGGACCGGGTCTCCGAATTCGTTAGAGCACATGTCACCAGATTTGGTATGCAATATTCTTGCATCCACTTCATCGAATGATTGGACACTTCCGCAATATACAACGAAATCccccccttcttcttttttattatttgGTTAGCTATGTGTGAACTTACTTGGCATATTCGATTCTTTTTCTATGGTTTTCCTCGTATACCGCGTacacgcacgcatgcatgcaaattgcAAAGTGACATGGTATAGTAACCatgtaatttatttttctttcaagttAATTACCTTGGTTGGCCTGAGCGCATTCGTTGGCCAGATCAATAGCGCTCTTCTTGAAGCCCACGACGACAACCTTCTTGCCTCTCATGAGCTCCACCGTCTCCGGCTCGCTGAGCTTGCAGTAGTCCAAGGAGTGCATCACCTGCCCCTTGAACACCTCCGGCCCCTTCCCCTTGGGGAACACCGGCATCCGCGGCACGTCGCCGTACTTCCCCGTGCACATCACCACGAACTCAAACTTGTACCACTGCGCACGAACACCACATGATCAATCGATTAATCCCCGATCAAGTGATCTCGGTCATCAGAAACGCCAGAATCGATCGACATGCAAAGCATGCATGGACGGATATAAGCAAGCAAGTACCTGGACGGTGGCGGAATCGCCGGTGCCGGTCTCGACGCCGACCTCCCACATGGGCTTGCCGTCGAGCTGGGCCTTGCCGGAGCCGCTCCAGAGGTCGGtgaaggcggcgtcgggcgcGCCGAGGAAGCGGACGCCGACGACCCTGGCGCCGAGCATGATGTAGCGCCAGAGGCCGAAGGCGTCGGCGTAGCCCTCGAGGTAGTCGACGATCTCGGCGTGGGTCGGGAAGGAAGGGTCGTCGCGGTTGCTCCAGGAGTAGTCGGTGAACTCGTAGTCCGGCCGGGGCGTCTGGAGCCTcgtggtgcggtacgagcagTTCTTCCACACGCCCCCGATGGAAGGGGTCGCCTCGAACAGCACCGGGTCGTGGGCCGCCAGCTTACGGGCCGCGGCGAGCCCGCTGATGCCCCCGCCGATGATGGCCACCCTCGACGACGCCGGAGCCCACTGCCTCGTGGACCGGGCCGCGGCTTGCTGGTGGTGCGCCATGGATGGAGCTTCGGAGCTAGCTGGGTGAAGTGGTGAGGTGATCGTGCGAGGTGTGTGCAGTGGCGGCGTTGTGGCTTGCGATCGAGATGGCTGGCGAGCTTCGCTAAGCTGGTGGTGGCTAGAGGAGAGAGCTAGAGCTTAGGGGAGTACACACGGTGCACTTAAGCTTGGAGGATGTTGTGCGCTTTGATGGCATGA
This is a stretch of genomic DNA from Brachypodium distachyon strain Bd21 chromosome 1, Brachypodium_distachyon_v3.0, whole genome shotgun sequence. It encodes these proteins:
- the LOC100826724 gene encoding probable flavin-containing monooxygenase 1 — protein: MAHHQQAAARSTRQWAPASSRVAIIGGGISGLAAARKLAAHDPVLFEATPSIGGVWKNCSYRTTRLQTPRPDYEFTDYSWSNRDDPSFPTHAEIVDYLEGYADAFGLWRYIMLGARVVGVRFLGAPDAAFTDLWSGSGKAQLDGKPMWEVGVETGTGDSATVQWYKFEFVVMCTGKYGDVPRMPVFPKGKGPEVFKGQVMHSLDYCKLSEPETVELMRGKKVVVVGFKKSAIDLANECAQANQGEGGQPCTMLVRTLHWVVPSYSIWGLPFFLFYSTRFSQLFYERPNQGFFRSLVCGLMSPLRAGVSKFIESYLSFKLPLGRYGLRPDHPFVEDYASCQMAILPEAFFDMADRGLVRFQRAPDGWCFSETGVVLDDGTRVDADLVFLATGFEGKDKLRSVLPDPFRSLLVNKESSMMPLYRGTIHPRIPNMAFVGYVESVSNLHTSELRCRWLAGLLEGRFALPSVGEMMAHVEDEAEAMKRTTRFYRRHCISVYSIHDSDGMCADLGSATLRKRNCFAELFAPYNNQDYKEQ